In Periplaneta americana isolate PAMFEO1 chromosome 3, P.americana_PAMFEO1_priV1, whole genome shotgun sequence, the following are encoded in one genomic region:
- the LOC138696940 gene encoding histone H1-like, whose product MADASVAPVPASAPAQAATKKAKSAGKKPRAKPAHPRTSEMVINAIKSLKERGGSSLQAIKKYISANYKVDSEKLAPFIKKYLKSGVASGELVQTKGKGASGSFKLASSAKPEKAAATKAPTRVRGAGAKAKKPAKAKVAKSPKKAAVKKSEKKKPSTPKAKKSLSKTKKASKVPTKKPKAPRPKKVAKAKSPKKASPKKK is encoded by the coding sequence ATGGCAGACGCATCAGTAGCTCCAGTTCCTGCTTCGGCTCCGGCGCAAGCAGCGACGAAGAAGGCGAAATCAGCGGGGAAGAAGCCACGGGCTAAACCAGCACATCCCCGGACTAGTGAGATGGTGATCAACGCGATCAAGAGCTTGAAGGAGAGGGGAGGATCGTCACTTCAGGCCATCAAGAAGTACATCTCCGCCAACTACAAGGTCGACTCCGAGAAATTGGCGCCTTTCATCAAGAAGTACCTGAAATCCGGCGTGGCGTCCGGAGAGCTGGTGCAGACCAAGGGGAAAGGTGCCTCCGGCTCCTTCAAGCTGGCTTCCTCCGCCAAACCCGAGAAGGCCGCCGCTACCAAGGCACCAACCCGGGTCAGGGGAGCCGGAGCGAAAGCCAAGAAGCCCGCCAAGGCTAAGGTTGCCAAGTCTCCCAAGAAGGCAGCCGTTAAGAAGTCCGAGAAGAAGAAGCCGTCTACACCGAAGGCGAAGAAGTCCCTGTCCAAGACCAAGAAGGCGTCCAAGGTGCCCACTAAGAAGCCAAAGGCACCCCGCCCGAAGAAGGTGGCGAAGGCGAAGTCACCTAAGAAGGCCAGCCCAAAGAAGAAGTGA